A single window of Paenibacillus sp. FSL H8-0537 DNA harbors:
- a CDS encoding aspartate/glutamate racemase family protein, with amino-acid sequence MTTVVAVYTGQGLADPLKAVFQEVLSGVRLVNIIDDSLIGDVVKAGHIPAGVSKRLTQYFQHGEELGADIILNTCSSVGEVADAARGELGIPLVKIDEAMTAKAAAEYDAIAVLATLPSTLEPTMRFLAKQAEAIGREVTVLNGLAVGAFDALVGGNPAEHDRILLETALALSDKADVIVLAQGSMARMEGAVREATGKPVLSSPRLAAEQIKAMLAERGLL; translated from the coding sequence ATGACAACGGTAGTTGCGGTTTATACCGGACAAGGGCTTGCTGATCCGCTGAAGGCTGTGTTTCAGGAGGTGCTGTCAGGCGTGCGGCTGGTCAACATTATTGATGACAGCCTGATCGGCGATGTCGTCAAGGCGGGGCATATTCCGGCGGGAGTGAGCAAGCGGCTGACGCAATATTTTCAGCATGGGGAGGAGCTGGGGGCGGATATCATTCTGAATACCTGCTCCTCCGTCGGCGAAGTGGCTGATGCTGCGAGGGGAGAGCTTGGCATTCCACTCGTGAAAATTGACGAGGCGATGACCGCCAAGGCGGCAGCCGAATACGACGCGATTGCAGTGCTGGCCACACTGCCTTCAACGCTTGAGCCGACGATGCGGTTTTTGGCGAAGCAGGCGGAAGCCATTGGCAGAGAGGTCACCGTCTTGAACGGGCTCGCAGTTGGAGCCTTCGACGCATTGGTAGGAGGGAATCCGGCGGAGCATGACCGCATTTTGCTAGAAACGGCGCTTGCGCTCAGTGATAAAGCGGATGTTATCGTACTGGCCCAAGGATCAATGGCTCGGATGGAGGGCGCCGTACGAGAGGCGACAGGCAAGCCGGTGTTATCGAGTCCGCGGCTTGCTGCCGAGCAAATTAAGGCGATGCTGGCAGAGCGAGGCCTGCTGTAG
- a CDS encoding response regulator: protein MRKVMVVDDERWIRRGLIQMIPWEELGLELACEAVDGEEGYELALLHKPDLLFLDMRMPGFDGKELLGLLAESLPDVVTIVVSGYSDFEYTKEAIRHKAFDYLLKPLKREELITVLGKVLALLEERDLRQEQQQRDSRRKWLLDVLQRGMRSTQDQTQASAQSSAISEIKTASLTQSLTELPGGDSDQKALLLLAHPDYYTEQSSIQEAVGKIERRLQQCQSFYFEGCWTFIAAASPVNLGEIAICLFGSRFEHMEIQRLATLLQGTLHEETGTSYSITAGSKPCLANQLPAVYSKLQRRLDGRQLGEMAIMGFVECELEPVEKPGKQQPHLPTGAGNGDFYPAELEQAFLVQLQLGNVEQLRAEFNRFFTALAAPSQTVDGLRRSATMLVHALERQLQAAHTSLEQLSGKSALAYMELIRLRKDHVSVKRLFEEQILPALAAQRGNSQGRHGEQLIREIQKLIELHYDQPLSLPQIAESRFLNADYVGRLFKKTTGSNFVDYLTEYRIAKATELMRYPQYKNYEIAELVGYEDYRYFSQIFKKKTGQTIGEYRGAVEKTPQ, encoded by the coding sequence ATGCGCAAGGTCATGGTTGTAGACGATGAACGCTGGATACGGCGAGGACTTATTCAAATGATTCCATGGGAGGAGCTAGGGCTTGAGCTTGCCTGTGAAGCGGTTGATGGCGAAGAAGGCTACGAGCTTGCGCTGCTGCATAAACCCGATCTGCTCTTTCTCGATATGCGTATGCCGGGCTTCGACGGCAAGGAGCTGCTCGGCCTGCTGGCGGAATCTTTGCCAGACGTTGTGACGATTGTCGTCAGCGGCTACTCGGATTTTGAATATACGAAGGAAGCCATCCGCCATAAGGCGTTTGATTATTTGCTCAAGCCGCTTAAGCGGGAGGAACTGATTACGGTGCTGGGCAAGGTGCTCGCGCTGCTGGAGGAACGCGACCTACGGCAAGAGCAGCAGCAGCGGGACAGCCGGAGAAAATGGCTGCTCGACGTTTTACAGCGAGGCATGCGCTCTACACAGGATCAGACCCAAGCTTCTGCTCAGTCGTCCGCGATATCAGAGATAAAGACAGCGTCATTGACGCAGAGCTTAACTGAGCTTCCGGGCGGAGACTCAGACCAAAAAGCGCTGCTGCTGCTCGCACATCCGGACTATTATACGGAGCAGTCCAGCATTCAAGAGGCAGTTGGGAAAATAGAGCGCAGGCTGCAGCAGTGCCAGTCCTTTTATTTTGAAGGCTGCTGGACGTTTATCGCAGCCGCTTCCCCGGTTAACCTCGGCGAAATAGCCATCTGCTTGTTTGGCAGCCGCTTCGAGCATATGGAAATACAGCGGCTTGCCACTTTGCTTCAAGGCACGCTGCATGAGGAGACGGGGACAAGCTACAGCATTACCGCTGGGAGTAAGCCCTGTCTTGCTAATCAGCTTCCAGCTGTCTACAGCAAGCTTCAGCGGCGTCTGGACGGGAGGCAGCTGGGAGAAATGGCGATTATGGGATTCGTGGAGTGTGAGTTGGAGCCGGTGGAGAAGCCGGGTAAGCAACAACCGCATTTGCCTACAGGTGCTGGAAATGGCGATTTTTACCCGGCGGAGCTGGAACAAGCGTTCCTCGTGCAGCTGCAGCTTGGCAATGTGGAGCAGCTGCGCGCGGAATTCAATCGTTTTTTCACGGCGCTTGCGGCTCCTTCGCAGACGGTGGATGGTTTGCGGCGCAGCGCCACCATGCTGGTGCATGCGCTGGAGCGGCAGCTTCAAGCGGCGCACACAAGTCTAGAGCAGCTGAGCGGGAAAAGCGCACTCGCCTATATGGAGCTGATCCGGCTGCGCAAAGATCATGTTTCGGTTAAGCGGCTGTTTGAGGAGCAAATATTGCCGGCCCTTGCTGCCCAGCGCGGCAATAGCCAAGGACGGCATGGCGAGCAGTTGATCCGCGAAATCCAAAAGCTGATTGAGCTGCATTATGACCAGCCGCTTAGCCTGCCGCAAATCGCGGAAAGCCGCTTTTTGAATGCCGATTATGTGGGCCGTTTGTTTAAGAAAACGACGGGCAGCAATTTTGTCGATTATTTAACCGAATATCGGATTGCCAAGGCGACCGAGCTGATGCGTTATCCGCAGTATAAAAACTATGAAATAGCCGAGCTTGTCGGCTATGAGGACTACCGTTACTTCAGCCAAATTTTCAAAAAGAAAACCGGGCAAACGATTGGCGAATACCGCGGCGCAGTCGAAAAAACGCCGCAATAA
- a CDS encoding carbohydrate ABC transporter permease yields MRSRKYSPLLLELLAICLAMLILIPFFMIFINSFKDIRESALFGLSLPSNWVFSNYEEVFNQDNLLRGFKNSFLLSALVVVSVNFFASMAAFVIQRRGGKFLQGVYLAFIMGLIVPVSIIPTIRLMDLLHIKGSYLSIIMYYTAVLLPFAVFLLVGFIKSVPRELDEAAILEGCGYFRLYFKIILPLISTVLVTVSIVVIVSVWNDFFGPFYLVTDSTKWTIVLQVFNFVTLYSTNWGVVFAFMIVVITPVLIIYLFLQRYIIDGLTAGSVKG; encoded by the coding sequence GTGAGAAGCCGAAAATATTCTCCTCTGCTGCTGGAGCTGCTCGCGATCTGCCTGGCTATGCTCATTCTCATTCCGTTTTTTATGATATTCATTAACTCCTTTAAGGATATCCGGGAGTCGGCGCTGTTCGGGCTGTCGCTGCCGAGCAATTGGGTGTTCAGCAATTATGAAGAGGTATTTAATCAGGATAATCTGCTGCGTGGTTTCAAAAATAGCTTCCTGCTGTCGGCGCTCGTCGTCGTCAGCGTTAATTTTTTCGCTTCGATGGCTGCATTCGTCATCCAGCGGCGCGGCGGGAAGTTTTTGCAAGGCGTCTATCTTGCCTTCATTATGGGGCTGATCGTCCCCGTGTCGATCATTCCGACGATTCGGCTGATGGATTTGCTGCATATTAAAGGAAGCTACTTAAGCATCATTATGTATTATACGGCGGTGCTGCTGCCGTTTGCGGTGTTTCTGCTCGTTGGATTTATTAAATCGGTGCCGCGCGAGCTGGATGAGGCTGCGATTTTGGAAGGCTGCGGCTACTTCCGGCTATACTTTAAAATCATTTTGCCGCTCATCAGCACGGTGCTGGTGACCGTCTCAATCGTCGTCATTGTATCGGTATGGAATGACTTTTTCGGCCCGTTTTATTTGGTCACAGACAGTACCAAATGGACGATTGTGCTTCAAGTATTTAACTTTGTTACGCTGTACAGTACGAATTGGGGCGTCGTATTTGCCTTTATGATTGTTGTCATTACACCGGTGCTGATCATTTATTTGTTCCTGCAGCGCTACATTATTGACGGCTTGACCGCAGGCTCTGTGAAAGGCTAA
- a CDS encoding sugar ABC transporter permease, which produces MERSKYPLYFSFPAVIVFLLFFITPTIIGIYYSFTDWNINADAIKFIGLENYKELFNEPRLKQAFINTLIFAAAVTLLQNAVGLALALLLNEKLKLRNLLRMIFFMPYVIAPLVIGYIFRAIYHPEHGIVNQFFGMLGIDFMVQDWLNDPRFALFTVIMTDIWRVAGFSMVVYLAGLQFIPKDLTESASIDGANYWTRFKHVVFPLLAPAFTVNVLLAMIGSMKVFEIVMVLTEGGPGYTTEVFYTYIRNTFSSGEMGYATAINMLLFVLVTLVGIPVLLAMKKREVEM; this is translated from the coding sequence ATGGAGAGAAGCAAATATCCGCTATATTTTTCATTTCCGGCAGTTATCGTATTTTTATTGTTTTTCATTACGCCAACCATTATCGGAATCTATTACAGCTTTACCGACTGGAATATTAACGCCGATGCGATTAAATTTATTGGACTTGAAAATTACAAGGAGCTGTTTAACGAGCCTCGCCTGAAGCAGGCTTTTATAAACACCCTTATTTTCGCCGCCGCCGTTACGCTGCTGCAAAATGCAGTCGGCCTTGCCTTGGCGCTATTATTGAATGAAAAGCTGAAGCTGCGCAATCTGCTTCGGATGATCTTTTTTATGCCGTATGTCATTGCTCCGCTTGTTATCGGTTACATCTTCCGAGCGATCTATCATCCGGAGCATGGCATCGTCAATCAGTTTTTCGGGATGCTCGGCATCGATTTTATGGTCCAGGATTGGCTGAATGATCCGCGCTTCGCGCTGTTTACCGTCATTATGACCGACATTTGGCGGGTGGCTGGCTTTTCGATGGTCGTGTATTTGGCGGGCTTGCAGTTCATCCCGAAGGATTTGACGGAGAGCGCATCCATTGATGGGGCGAACTATTGGACGCGGTTCAAGCATGTTGTTTTTCCGCTGCTCGCACCGGCGTTTACGGTTAACGTGCTGCTGGCGATGATTGGCTCGATGAAGGTGTTCGAAATCGTAATGGTGCTGACCGAAGGCGGCCCAGGCTACACGACGGAAGTATTTTATACGTACATCCGCAATACGTTCAGCTCCGGTGAAATGGGCTATGCGACGGCGATTAACATGCTGCTGTTCGTACTCGTCACGCTTGTGGGCATTCCGGTATTGCTGGCCATGAAGAAGAGGGAGGTGGAAATGTGA